A single genomic interval of Jatrophihabitans endophyticus harbors:
- the mftE gene encoding mycofactocin biosynthesis peptidyl-dipeptidase MftE: MTATLLGDLTWPQVRERAAAGSILAVPLGATEQHGPHLPLSTDTDVAGTLCAALGAARPAVVVAPAVPYGSSGEHDGFAGTLSLGQDALEHLLVELGRSASLTFGRLLFVSGHGGNAAPLTRAVTLLRAEGRVVQAWSPTGYVDAHAGRTETSLQLALDARRVDLASARPGDTRPIAEVLPLLRAGGVRAVSANGVLGDPTGASAQEGAATLAGLERALVAFVDRVFAPDARPRATDPSGSRDDPIHTSGRAG, from the coding sequence GTGACCGCCACGCTGCTCGGCGACCTCACCTGGCCGCAGGTGCGCGAGCGCGCCGCGGCCGGGTCGATCCTCGCGGTGCCGCTCGGCGCCACCGAGCAGCACGGCCCGCACCTGCCGCTGTCGACCGACACCGACGTCGCCGGGACGCTGTGCGCGGCGCTCGGCGCCGCGCGGCCGGCGGTGGTGGTCGCACCGGCCGTCCCCTACGGCTCCAGCGGCGAGCACGACGGCTTCGCCGGCACGCTGTCCCTGGGTCAGGACGCGCTGGAGCACCTGCTCGTCGAGCTCGGCCGCTCCGCGTCGCTCACGTTCGGCCGGCTGCTGTTCGTGTCGGGGCACGGCGGCAACGCCGCCCCGCTGACGCGCGCGGTCACGCTGCTGCGCGCGGAGGGGCGGGTGGTGCAGGCGTGGAGTCCCACCGGGTACGTCGACGCCCACGCCGGCCGCACCGAGACGTCCCTGCAGCTCGCGTTGGACGCCCGCCGCGTCGACCTCGCGTCGGCACGGCCGGGCGACACCCGACCGATCGCCGAGGTCCTGCCCCTGCTGCGCGCGGGCGGCGTCCGTGCGGTGAGTGCCAACGGCGTCCTCGGCGACCCGACCGGCGCCTCGGCGCAGGAGGGCGCGGCCACGCTGGCCGGTCTCGAACGCGCGCTCGTCGCCTTCGTCGATCGGGTCTTCGCGCCGGATGCCCGGCCACGGGCCACCGACCCGAGCGGGTCGCGCGACGACCCGATCCACACCAGCGGACGAGCCGGATGA
- the mftC gene encoding mycofactocin radical SAM maturase (MftC is a radical SAM/SPASM enzyme that catalyzes the first two steps in biosynthesis of the electron carrier mycofactocin from the terminal Val-Tyr dipeptide of the precursor peptide MftA.) → MTALSDAPLPLVEQFQFGLDAPICLTWELTYACNLSCVHCLSSSGRRDPRELSTAECKALIDEFERMQIFYVNIGGGEPTVRPDFWELVDYATEHHVGVKFSTNGVKITPTVAAQLAASDYVDVQISLDGATAEINDVVRGPGSYDTAIRAMENLKAAGFRGFKISVVMTRENVGQLDAFKAIADRYDAQLRITRLRPSGRGADVWDDLHVTAEQQRELYDWLVAHGENVLTGDSFFHLAGFGDGAMPGLNLCGAGRVVCLVDPVGDVYACPFAIHENFLAGNVRDTDGFRGVWQTSELFTELRQPQTGGACSSCSAFDSCRGGCMAAKFFTGLPLDGPDPECVKGHGERMLTLVDRTGAPKPSLDHSHRTTRTPRRTPVTVTLSTSRPLTPPAAADRACDENPLAGFRPA, encoded by the coding sequence ATGACCGCACTGTCCGACGCCCCGCTCCCGCTCGTCGAGCAGTTCCAGTTCGGCCTGGACGCGCCCATCTGCCTGACGTGGGAGCTCACCTACGCCTGCAACCTCTCGTGCGTGCACTGCCTGTCGTCCTCGGGCCGCCGCGACCCGCGCGAGCTGTCGACCGCCGAGTGCAAGGCGCTGATCGACGAGTTCGAGCGGATGCAGATCTTCTACGTCAACATCGGCGGCGGCGAGCCCACGGTCCGGCCGGACTTCTGGGAGCTCGTCGACTACGCCACCGAGCACCACGTCGGGGTCAAGTTCTCCACCAACGGCGTCAAGATCACGCCGACGGTCGCGGCGCAGCTGGCCGCGTCGGACTACGTCGACGTCCAGATCTCCCTCGACGGCGCCACCGCCGAGATCAACGACGTCGTGCGCGGCCCCGGTTCCTACGACACGGCCATCCGCGCGATGGAGAATCTGAAGGCGGCGGGCTTTCGCGGCTTCAAGATCTCCGTCGTCATGACGCGTGAGAACGTGGGCCAGCTCGACGCCTTCAAGGCGATCGCCGACCGATATGACGCACAACTGCGCATAACCAGGCTGCGGCCGTCGGGCCGCGGCGCCGACGTGTGGGACGACCTGCACGTCACCGCGGAGCAGCAGCGCGAGCTCTACGACTGGCTCGTCGCGCACGGCGAGAACGTGCTGACCGGCGACTCCTTCTTCCACCTGGCCGGTTTCGGCGACGGCGCGATGCCCGGGCTCAACCTGTGCGGCGCCGGGCGGGTCGTGTGCCTCGTCGACCCCGTCGGCGACGTGTACGCGTGCCCGTTCGCGATCCACGAGAACTTCCTCGCCGGCAACGTCCGCGACACCGACGGCTTCCGCGGCGTGTGGCAGACCTCCGAGCTGTTCACCGAGCTGCGTCAGCCGCAGACCGGCGGCGCGTGCTCGAGCTGCTCGGCCTTCGACTCGTGCCGCGGTGGCTGCATGGCCGCGAAGTTCTTCACCGGCCTGCCCCTCGACGGCCCCGACCCGGAGTGCGTCAAGGGCCACGGCGAGCGCATGCTCACCCTCGTCGACCGGACCGGTGCGCCGAAGCCGTCGCTCGACCACTCGCACCGCACGACCCGCACGCCGCGGCGCACCCCGGTCACGGTGACCCTCTCGACGTCGCGCCCGCTGACCCCGCCGGCCGCGGCCGACCGGGCGTGCGACGAGAACCCGCTCGCGGGCTTCCGGCCGGCGTGA
- the mftB gene encoding mycofactocin biosynthesis chaperone MftB (MftB, a small protein, is a peptide chaperone that assists the radical SAM enzyme MftC in performing two modifications to the C-terminal Val-Tyr dipeptide of the mycofactocin precursor peptide, MftA. MftB's role is analogous to the role of PqqD in the biosynthesis of PQQ, a cofactor that derives entirely from a Tyr and a Glu in the precursor PqqA.), with product MSFDLDTAWRVHDQVSVRPERFGALLYHFGTRRLSFLKDPTLLRVLQGLADFDTARDACVAAGVADAEVPRYRAALGTLATSRMICERTPA from the coding sequence ATGTCGTTCGACCTGGACACCGCCTGGCGGGTGCACGACCAGGTGTCGGTACGCCCGGAACGCTTCGGGGCGCTGCTGTACCACTTCGGCACCCGCCGGCTGTCCTTCCTCAAGGACCCCACCCTGCTGCGCGTGCTGCAGGGGCTCGCCGACTTCGACACCGCCCGCGACGCGTGCGTCGCCGCCGGGGTCGCGGACGCCGAGGTCCCCCGCTACCGCGCCGCCCTCGGCACGCTCGCCACGTCACGCATGATCTGCGAGAGGACGCCCGCATGA
- the mftA gene encoding mycofactocin precursor MftA (Mycofactocin is a small molecule electron carrier derived from the final two amino acids, Val-Tyr, of MftA, the mycofactocin precursor. It plays a role in redox homeostasis and the metabolism of alcohols and aldehydes in Actinobacteria, including Mycobacterium tuberculosis.), giving the protein MTDETTTTVTDETTETAAVPEAPVEDVLVEEVSIDGMCGVY; this is encoded by the coding sequence ATGACCGACGAGACCACCACCACCGTCACCGACGAGACCACCGAGACCGCGGCCGTCCCCGAGGCACCCGTCGAGGACGTCCTCGTCGAAGAGGTCTCCATCGACGGCATGTGCGGCGTCTACTAG
- the mftR gene encoding mycofactocin system transcriptional regulator (MftR, the mycofactocin system transcriptional regulator, is an uncharacterized TetR family DNA-binding transcription factor. Its role is inferred by context. It occurs as part of the biosynthesis locus for mycofactocin, a partially characterized electron carrier derived from the terminal Val-Tyr dipeptide of the precursor peptide MftA, through a radical SAM enzyme-mediated process.): protein MPETGPARPGRKPTTNPEVIEAAALRLFAEHGYAATTVDMIAAEAGTSRRTFFRWFDTKAGTLWREFDTEVANLSAQLAAVPQDVPAMAAVRRAVVAVNHYRAADVGELRARMTLIGSEPELAASAAVHYDAWERAVSDFVARRAGLAADSLYPLAVGRATLAACRAAFDRWIANADADLTVYLDAALAALADGFADAVLVAEPTGPRRRRRAPRR, encoded by the coding sequence GTGCCGGAGACGGGCCCCGCGAGGCCGGGCCGCAAGCCGACGACCAATCCCGAGGTCATCGAGGCGGCCGCCCTCCGGCTGTTCGCCGAGCACGGCTACGCGGCCACGACCGTCGACATGATCGCGGCCGAGGCGGGCACCAGTCGCCGGACGTTCTTCCGCTGGTTCGACACCAAGGCCGGCACGCTGTGGCGCGAGTTCGACACCGAGGTCGCCAACCTGAGCGCGCAGCTCGCGGCGGTCCCGCAGGACGTGCCGGCCATGGCCGCGGTCCGCCGGGCGGTCGTCGCGGTCAACCACTACCGGGCCGCGGACGTCGGGGAGCTGCGGGCGCGGATGACGCTCATCGGCTCCGAGCCGGAGCTCGCGGCCAGTGCCGCGGTCCACTACGACGCGTGGGAGCGGGCGGTGAGCGACTTCGTCGCCCGGCGCGCGGGGCTCGCCGCCGACTCGCTCTACCCGCTCGCCGTCGGTCGGGCGACGCTCGCGGCCTGCCGGGCCGCCTTCGACCGCTGGATCGCCAACGCCGACGCCGACCTGACGGTCTACCTCGACGCCGCGCTGGCCGCCCTCGCCGACGGGTTCGCCGACGCGGTCCTCGTCGCGGAGCCGACCGGCCCGCGGCGGCGCCGTCGCGCCCCGCGCCGCTGA
- a CDS encoding cobalamin B12-binding domain-containing protein — protein MTAVQQRAVPIRVMLAKIGLDGHDRGVKVVARTLRDAGMEVIYTGLHRSPDQVVDAAVQEDVDVLGVSLLSGAHMPIFGRIFALLDELPEPHRFVLLAGGVMPEEDEAELQRLGVAAVLGQDTTPETIVATVERLVDERAGESAVR, from the coding sequence ATGACGGCAGTGCAGCAGCGGGCGGTCCCGATCCGCGTCATGCTGGCCAAGATCGGGCTCGACGGGCACGACCGCGGGGTCAAGGTGGTCGCGCGGACGCTGCGTGACGCCGGCATGGAGGTCATCTACACCGGGCTGCACCGCAGCCCCGACCAGGTCGTCGACGCCGCCGTGCAGGAGGACGTCGACGTGCTCGGCGTCAGCCTGCTCTCCGGTGCGCACATGCCGATCTTCGGCCGGATCTTCGCCCTGCTCGACGAGCTGCCCGAGCCCCATCGCTTCGTGCTGCTGGCCGGCGGGGTCATGCCCGAGGAGGACGAGGCCGAGCTGCAGCGCCTGGGTGTCGCCGCCGTCCTCGGGCAGGACACCACGCCCGAGACCATCGTCGCGACCGTGGAGCGGTTGGTCGACGAGCGCGCCGGCGAGAGCGCCGTGCGATGA